One genomic region from Nitrospira sp. CR1.1 encodes:
- a CDS encoding MFS transporter, whose amino-acid sequence MTTSRSFFYLCALGVFCFISYNLVRMPVLSLFAESLGAGPERIGLIVSVSTITGVLLKLPSGALSDIYGRKMLLRIGVVAFGVPPFIYPFISDLNALTALRFVHGLATAIFAPSALATVADLYKERRGAAMGTYTACTQSGSLLGPFLGGWLAHAAGFPTAFVTAGIFGCVAILIFFSLHLDEPPPRVREKGLAPVLAEMGKGFLAVARNRKVLITSSTDAAKMVANGALMAFLPLYGLSVGLNAGEVGLLFSVQAVTSFLSKPVMGRISDRVGRQPLIVLGLVICAVTFISMPHVSSFAVLLLLSSGFGFGEAVVSSSSAALVADSSEFKRLGAGMGMQGTVMDIGHASGPLLAGFLIAHASYQEAFAVIAGLQILAAVAFWATMRTISR is encoded by the coding sequence ATGACGACCTCCCGCAGTTTTTTCTACCTCTGCGCGCTCGGCGTGTTTTGCTTCATCAGTTACAACCTCGTCCGCATGCCGGTCCTGTCCCTCTTCGCGGAATCTTTGGGGGCCGGACCGGAGCGGATCGGATTGATTGTCTCGGTGTCGACGATTACCGGGGTGTTGTTGAAACTGCCGTCTGGCGCCCTGTCCGACATCTATGGGCGGAAGATGCTGCTGCGTATCGGTGTGGTGGCGTTCGGGGTGCCGCCGTTCATCTACCCGTTCATTTCGGACCTCAATGCGTTGACGGCGTTGCGATTTGTCCATGGCCTGGCGACGGCCATCTTCGCGCCGAGCGCCCTGGCCACCGTGGCCGATCTCTATAAGGAGCGGCGCGGGGCGGCGATGGGAACGTATACCGCCTGCACCCAGTCCGGTTCCCTCCTGGGCCCGTTTCTCGGCGGATGGTTGGCTCATGCGGCCGGGTTTCCCACCGCCTTCGTCACGGCGGGGATTTTCGGATGCGTCGCGATCCTGATCTTTTTCAGCCTCCACTTGGATGAGCCGCCGCCACGAGTCCGTGAGAAGGGACTGGCACCGGTTTTGGCCGAGATGGGAAAAGGGTTTCTCGCCGTCGCCCGGAATCGGAAAGTGTTGATCACCAGTTCCACCGATGCCGCCAAGATGGTGGCCAACGGCGCGCTGATGGCGTTTCTGCCGCTCTACGGCCTCTCGGTCGGCTTGAACGCCGGTGAAGTGGGTTTGCTCTTTAGCGTGCAGGCGGTGACGTCGTTTTTATCCAAGCCGGTGATGGGGCGGATCTCAGATCGGGTGGGACGACAGCCGTTGATTGTGCTCGGTCTGGTGATCTGTGCCGTCACCTTCATCAGCATGCCCCATGTGAGCTCGTTTGCCGTGCTGCTGCTGTTGTCATCCGGGTTTGGGTTTGGAGAGGCGGTGGTCTCGTCGTCGTCTGCGGCGTTGGTTGCCGACAGTTCCGAGTTCAAGCGGCTGGGGGCGGGGATGGGGATGCAGGGAACGGTGATGGATATCGGTCATGCCAGTGGTCCTCTCCTAGCCGGGTTTTTGATTGCCCATGCCAGCTATCAAGAGGCCTTTGCAGTGATCGCTGGGCTTCAGATCTTGGCAGCCGTCGCGTTCTGGGCCACGATGAGAACCATTTCTCGGTAG
- a CDS encoding penicillin-binding protein activator LpoB — protein MIEWRERSGLRACAVVLLVGCAAVVSGCGHETKVTRVDTGTVTDLSGRWNDTDSQMVAEAMVKEALANPWLGNFTKGKNRQPVVIVGTVLNKSHEHINVQTFVNDLERELTNSQKVTFVAAKGERDEVREERREQAVHAREDTQKAPGKEIGADYMMRGSIATILDEQDGAKAVFYQVDLEMVDLENNVKSWFGQKKIKKVIEKKRTIF, from the coding sequence ATGATCGAGTGGCGGGAGCGTTCAGGGTTGCGGGCATGTGCCGTGGTACTGCTAGTGGGATGTGCTGCCGTGGTCAGCGGGTGCGGGCACGAGACCAAAGTAACACGTGTCGATACAGGCACCGTGACCGACCTCAGCGGGCGTTGGAACGATACGGACTCCCAAATGGTCGCCGAGGCCATGGTGAAGGAAGCCCTTGCGAATCCCTGGCTTGGCAACTTTACCAAGGGAAAGAATCGTCAGCCTGTCGTCATCGTAGGGACGGTGCTCAACAAGAGCCATGAGCATATCAACGTGCAGACGTTCGTGAATGATCTGGAGCGTGAGTTGACCAATTCGCAGAAAGTCACCTTCGTTGCCGCCAAAGGGGAGCGTGATGAGGTGCGGGAAGAACGCCGCGAACAGGCTGTCCACGCCCGCGAGGACACGCAAAAAGCACCCGGCAAGGAAATCGGCGCGGACTATATGATGCGGGGGAGTATCGCCACGATTCTCGACGAGCAGGACGGAGCCAAAGCGGTCTTCTATCAGGTCGATCTGGAAATGGTCGATTTGGAGAACAATGTCAAATCCTGGTTTGGACAGAAGAAGATCAAGAAAGTCATCGAAAAGAAACGCACGATTTTTTAG
- a CDS encoding riboflavin synthase, which produces MFSGIVEEMGAVSILNKGLAGTRLTIMASTIMSDLTLGASVSVNGACLTAVARTDHDFSVDVSPETLTVTTLGSLTTGSPVNLERAMKLNERIGGHMVSGHVDGIGAIRSRHQDGNALVLEIEAPKDILRLCVQKGSITVDGISLTINEVTERSFLVAIIPHTAKVTTLGLKQVGDQVNLESDLIGKYVERLLQDRGLLPPKPTPIIDKDYLQRRGLI; this is translated from the coding sequence ATGTTCAGCGGCATCGTGGAAGAGATGGGCGCGGTGTCCATCCTGAATAAAGGTTTGGCCGGCACCCGACTCACCATCATGGCCTCGACGATCATGAGCGACCTGACACTCGGCGCCAGTGTGAGTGTGAACGGCGCCTGTCTGACGGCCGTCGCCAGGACCGATCATGATTTCTCGGTCGATGTCTCGCCGGAAACTCTCACCGTCACGACGCTGGGCAGTCTTACTACCGGTTCACCCGTCAACTTGGAGCGGGCAATGAAATTGAACGAGCGGATCGGCGGGCACATGGTCTCCGGTCATGTCGATGGCATCGGCGCCATTCGCAGCCGGCATCAGGACGGCAATGCCCTGGTCCTGGAAATTGAAGCGCCCAAAGACATTCTGCGCCTCTGCGTTCAGAAGGGCTCCATCACGGTGGACGGTATCAGCCTGACCATCAACGAGGTGACCGAACGGTCGTTTCTGGTCGCCATCATCCCCCATACGGCGAAGGTCACGACACTCGGATTGAAACAGGTGGGCGACCAGGTCAATCTCGAGTCCGACCTGATCGGAAAATATGTCGAACGACTTCTGCAGGACCGCGGACTTCTCCCGCCAAAACCCACACCGATCATCGACAAAGATTATCTGCAGCGCCGCGGATTGATCTAA
- the ribD gene encoding bifunctional diaminohydroxyphosphoribosylaminopyrimidine deaminase/5-amino-6-(5-phosphoribosylamino)uracil reductase RibD: MALALRLAAKGRGHTSPNPMVGAVVVRRGDIVGQGSHRKAGGPHAEVIALSQAGSRAKGGTLYLTLEPCSHLKKRTPPCVPLVISSGIRRVVVAMVDPNPRVKGRGVTQLKRAGIRVDVGCLEAEARQLNEAYIHWVQTGRPFTILKAGMTVDGQIATASGESQWMTDEAARLQVHRLRADVDAVLVGIGTVLRDDPRLTARPDGESSVRQPLRIIVDSRLRIPLKAAVLALPQEAHTVLVTTSVASPRKIATLKGRGVDVLVLPKAGGHTDLQALWTRLGQLGMTSLLVEGGSEVNAAVLRAGLAQRLMCFVAPLVLGGQDAKGVFGGLSPRRLRDAVPLKNLRIAPVGRDMLIQADIPTR; this comes from the coding sequence ATGGCTCTGGCCCTTCGCCTCGCCGCGAAGGGCCGGGGTCATACCAGTCCCAATCCCATGGTCGGCGCGGTGGTCGTGCGCCGGGGAGACATCGTCGGTCAGGGTTCCCATCGCAAAGCCGGCGGTCCGCATGCCGAAGTCATCGCCTTGAGTCAGGCCGGGTCACGGGCCAAAGGCGGCACCCTCTACCTCACCCTCGAGCCCTGCAGTCATCTCAAAAAGCGCACGCCTCCTTGTGTTCCGCTGGTCATCAGCTCCGGAATCCGCCGCGTCGTCGTGGCCATGGTGGATCCGAATCCGCGGGTGAAGGGACGGGGCGTGACTCAACTCAAACGGGCAGGGATACGGGTCGACGTCGGCTGCCTCGAAGCAGAAGCCCGACAACTGAACGAAGCCTATATTCATTGGGTGCAGACCGGCCGGCCCTTTACCATTCTGAAGGCCGGCATGACGGTAGACGGGCAGATCGCGACCGCCAGCGGCGAATCGCAGTGGATGACCGATGAAGCGGCGCGGCTGCAGGTCCATCGGCTGCGGGCCGACGTAGATGCCGTGCTCGTCGGGATCGGCACGGTGTTGCGAGACGATCCCCGGTTGACGGCCAGGCCCGACGGCGAGTCGTCAGTGCGCCAGCCCCTGCGAATCATCGTGGACAGCCGCTTACGGATTCCCCTCAAGGCCGCGGTGCTCGCATTGCCGCAAGAGGCTCACACGGTGCTCGTCACCACGAGTGTGGCTTCACCGCGTAAGATTGCCACCTTGAAGGGGCGTGGTGTTGATGTGCTGGTCCTTCCGAAGGCCGGCGGCCATACCGATCTGCAGGCGTTATGGACGCGGCTTGGCCAACTTGGGATGACGAGCCTGCTGGTCGAGGGGGGAAGCGAGGTCAATGCCGCCGTGCTGAGAGCCGGCCTCGCCCAACGGCTCATGTGTTTTGTCGCGCCACTCGTATTGGGCGGGCAAGATGCGAAGGGGGTGTTTGGCGGCCTATCGCCGCGCCGCCTGCGTGACGCCGTGCCGCTCAAGAATCTACGCATAGCGCCGGTCGGGCGTGATATGCTGATCCAGGCTGATATCCCGACTCGATAG
- a CDS encoding pyruvate, phosphate dikinase: MAKKYVYYFGDGKAEGTGNMKELLGGKGAGLAEMTNLKVSVPPGFTISTEACVEYYKRGKAYPPGMMEEALVALKKIERSMKAGFGDPDSPLLVSVRSGARASMPGMMDTVLNVGLTTRTVHGLALKTKNERFAQDSYRRFIGMFGSIVMGINREHFEDILKHKKRDLGVTQDTHLDAKALKDLVVSFKDLVKEETKRDFPDDPLEQLRMAINAVFSSWYGARAVTYRRLYNIPETWGTAVNVVAMVFGNMGETSGTGVAFTRDPATGQRQFFGECLTNAQGEDVVAGIRTPLPVNQLEKFMPQAYKDLETTYKRLERHYRDMLDLEFTIQEGKLYMLQTRVGKRTGVAAVRIAVDMVKEGLISKKEALERIGPDQLAQYLYPIFDAKEEAHCTPLGKGLPAGPGAAAGKIALTADRAVEMKAAGNRVVLVRQETSPDDIHGMNAALGFLTARGGMTSHAAVVARQMGKVCVAGCDAIEVVDNQTVRIGAQVFREGEYLSVNGSTGNVYGGDIPVVESEVIQVLQGKMEASASEKYQLFESVLKWADGIRKLKVRANADVPDQARIARSFGAEGIGLCRTEHMFFAEDRIQIMQKMILARKREEREMYLDQLLPLQKQDFIGLYREMKGFPVTIRLLDPPLHEFLPKREDLMVEIAQLELTSGSQTVLEEKKRLLTRVEELHEFNPMLGLRGCRLGITMPEITKMQARAIIEAACELAKEGTKIVPEIMIPLVGMVSEMKAQKDLVREVAADTMKRYGVKLSYLVGTMIELPRAAVTADGIAEEAEFFSFGTNDLTQTTFGFSRDDAAKFIDFYKTANILESDPFAVLDRDGVGSLMRTAITGGRKTRPTIKLGICGEHGGDPSSVEFCHQLGLDYVSCSPYRVGIARLAAAQAALAEAEKEKPKPAKSKPKAAKPSAVKSAKKSAKPAQAKKRPAAKRLVRRSKRTAR; this comes from the coding sequence GTGGCCAAGAAATATGTCTATTACTTTGGAGATGGAAAAGCCGAAGGCACCGGCAACATGAAAGAACTGCTCGGCGGCAAGGGCGCGGGATTGGCCGAGATGACCAATCTCAAAGTGTCCGTGCCTCCCGGATTCACGATCTCCACCGAGGCCTGCGTCGAATACTACAAGCGCGGCAAGGCCTACCCTCCCGGCATGATGGAGGAGGCCCTGGTGGCCCTCAAGAAAATCGAGCGATCGATGAAGGCCGGCTTTGGCGATCCCGACAGTCCCTTATTGGTCTCCGTCCGGTCAGGCGCCCGCGCCTCCATGCCCGGCATGATGGATACGGTGCTGAACGTGGGATTGACCACCAGGACCGTGCATGGCCTGGCGCTCAAGACCAAGAACGAACGGTTTGCGCAGGACAGTTATCGCCGCTTCATCGGCATGTTCGGCAGCATCGTCATGGGCATCAACCGCGAGCATTTCGAGGACATTCTCAAACATAAAAAGCGTGATCTCGGGGTCACGCAAGATACCCATCTCGATGCGAAGGCGCTCAAGGATCTCGTCGTCAGTTTCAAGGATCTCGTCAAAGAAGAAACCAAACGGGATTTTCCGGATGACCCGCTTGAACAATTGCGTATGGCGATCAATGCCGTGTTCTCCTCGTGGTACGGCGCGCGGGCCGTCACCTACCGGCGTTTGTACAACATCCCTGAAACCTGGGGCACTGCCGTGAATGTCGTGGCGATGGTGTTCGGCAACATGGGAGAGACCAGCGGGACCGGCGTGGCCTTCACGCGCGATCCGGCCACCGGTCAACGGCAGTTCTTCGGCGAATGTTTGACGAACGCGCAAGGCGAAGATGTCGTCGCCGGTATCCGGACGCCCTTGCCGGTGAACCAACTCGAAAAGTTCATGCCGCAAGCCTACAAGGATTTGGAGACGACCTATAAGAGATTGGAGCGGCACTATCGCGACATGCTCGACCTGGAGTTCACCATCCAGGAGGGCAAGTTGTACATGTTGCAGACCCGCGTCGGCAAACGCACCGGCGTAGCAGCGGTGCGGATCGCGGTCGATATGGTCAAGGAAGGGCTGATTTCGAAAAAGGAAGCCCTTGAACGGATCGGCCCGGATCAACTTGCTCAATATCTCTATCCGATTTTCGACGCGAAGGAAGAAGCGCACTGCACGCCGCTGGGTAAAGGGTTACCGGCGGGGCCCGGCGCCGCGGCGGGAAAAATCGCGTTAACGGCAGACCGGGCGGTGGAAATGAAAGCCGCCGGCAATCGCGTCGTGTTGGTCCGCCAGGAAACCAGCCCCGATGATATCCACGGCATGAATGCGGCCTTGGGCTTTTTGACGGCCCGAGGCGGCATGACCTCCCATGCGGCTGTCGTCGCCAGGCAAATGGGTAAGGTCTGTGTGGCCGGCTGTGATGCCATTGAAGTCGTGGACAATCAGACCGTACGGATCGGCGCCCAAGTTTTCCGTGAAGGGGAATATCTCTCCGTCAACGGCTCGACCGGCAATGTGTACGGCGGGGATATTCCCGTGGTGGAGTCCGAAGTCATCCAGGTATTGCAGGGGAAAATGGAGGCCTCCGCATCGGAGAAGTATCAGTTGTTCGAATCCGTGCTGAAGTGGGCCGACGGGATTCGCAAGCTGAAGGTTCGGGCGAATGCCGATGTGCCGGATCAGGCCCGTATCGCGCGGAGCTTCGGCGCAGAAGGTATCGGCCTCTGCCGCACGGAACATATGTTCTTTGCCGAAGATCGCATCCAGATCATGCAGAAAATGATTCTCGCCCGGAAACGCGAAGAGCGGGAAATGTATCTGGATCAGCTGCTGCCCTTGCAGAAGCAGGACTTCATCGGGCTGTACCGCGAGATGAAAGGGTTCCCCGTCACGATTCGTTTGCTCGATCCGCCGCTGCACGAATTTCTGCCGAAGCGTGAGGACCTCATGGTCGAAATCGCCCAGCTCGAACTCACCAGCGGATCCCAGACGGTGCTGGAGGAAAAGAAGCGGCTATTGACGCGAGTCGAAGAACTGCATGAATTCAATCCCATGCTGGGTCTGCGCGGCTGCCGCCTTGGCATTACGATGCCGGAAATTACTAAGATGCAGGCGCGCGCCATCATTGAAGCAGCCTGTGAGCTGGCGAAAGAAGGCACCAAGATCGTGCCGGAGATCATGATTCCGCTCGTCGGTATGGTGTCGGAAATGAAAGCCCAAAAGGATCTCGTCCGCGAAGTGGCGGCTGACACGATGAAGCGATACGGGGTCAAGCTCTCGTACCTCGTCGGCACCATGATTGAGTTGCCGCGCGCGGCCGTGACGGCCGATGGTATCGCGGAAGAAGCGGAATTTTTCTCGTTCGGCACGAACGATCTGACCCAGACGACGTTTGGCTTCTCGCGCGACGATGCGGCGAAGTTCATCGACTTCTACAAGACCGCCAATATTCTGGAGAGCGATCCGTTTGCGGTGTTGGACCGTGACGGTGTCGGCTCGCTCATGCGCACGGCGATCACCGGTGGACGCAAGACCCGTCCGACCATCAAGTTGGGAATCTGCGGTGAGCATGGGGGCGATCCCAGTTCCGTGGAGTTCTGCCACCAATTGGGGTTGGACTATGTGAGCTGTTCTCCGTATCGAGTGGGAATTGCGCGATTGGCTGCGGCACAGGCGGCGTTGGCGGAAGCCGAGAAAGAGAAGCCGAAGCCGGCGAAGAGCAAGCCGAAGGCCGCGAAGCCGAGCGCCGTCAAGTCTGCCAAGAAGTCCGCGAAACCTGCGCAGGCGAAAAAACGACCGGCTGCGAAACGCCTGGTGCGCCGCTCCAAGCGTACGGCCAGGTGA
- a CDS encoding methyltransferase domain-containing protein encodes MDPRQTGQQYDALASWWLEQMKGSTYGVPALERALRFVEQGGRRVLDVGCGCEGRFLRVLMERGFQCTGLDISKEMIATAQKRYPEVAFAVGDICTWQLPHQYDLITAWDSTFHLSLESHEPVLLKLCEGLSKDGVLLLTCGGVEEAGTIHGEFGGKRFEYSSLGVPEFARLLWQCGCAVQHLEYDQYPERHAYFIAKKIR; translated from the coding sequence ATGGACCCAAGACAAACCGGACAACAATATGATGCCCTGGCATCGTGGTGGCTTGAGCAGATGAAGGGATCGACGTACGGCGTTCCGGCATTGGAGCGTGCCCTGAGGTTTGTCGAGCAGGGTGGCCGCCGCGTATTGGATGTCGGCTGCGGTTGCGAAGGCCGGTTTCTGAGAGTTCTGATGGAACGGGGATTTCAGTGCACCGGATTGGATATTTCCAAAGAAATGATCGCGACGGCGCAGAAGCGATATCCGGAGGTCGCGTTTGCGGTGGGCGATATTTGCACCTGGCAGCTTCCGCACCAATACGACTTGATCACTGCCTGGGACAGTACGTTTCATCTTTCTCTGGAAAGTCATGAGCCCGTCCTCCTGAAGTTATGCGAGGGATTATCCAAGGACGGAGTGTTGTTGTTGACTTGTGGCGGAGTCGAAGAGGCGGGGACTATTCACGGGGAATTTGGCGGAAAACGATTCGAATATAGTTCGTTGGGTGTGCCGGAGTTCGCCCGGCTTCTCTGGCAATGTGGCTGCGCGGTTCAACACCTCGAATACGATCAGTATCCCGAGAGACATGCATACTTTATAGCCAAGAAGATTCGATGA
- a CDS encoding tetratricopeptide repeat protein — protein MRSPRSLSFPRMITCLTALCVAGIATERSVAQVGKPDALYYKSWAVVVGVENYLVAPKVPGALESSHAVAVALRGLGFDEVIELQDKEASSRRLLQILNDYLPRKVGRQDRVVFFFTGHAGVTQDSQSTDLGYVVPWDAQLNNPAKAITLDQLKEFSRRSASKHILMLFDANLRGWDVTAPQPLSLEGRVSPEDDTEKRSVQVLTAAGKEESVGRVPGQSSFVTALVAGLKGAADLNNNGWVMASELAAQVKQDVERETKGAQHPQFLQLEGNGDVILVEGRKEMFSVGKEPSTEADRMKEARVQYEQAFALLQQQQSAEEALERLNRAITYDPSFGDAYVLKSYIRLEVLPNLEESLAAAQAAVQHAPQNPDSHYSLALALEKKGQHQEAERAMLQTLAVNPAYTDVYFSLGALYADHLNEPQKSIDAFRRYLELGGQSERATRAVHGDRAPGEKPAP, from the coding sequence ATGCGTTCGCCGAGATCACTCAGTTTCCCCCGGATGATCACCTGCCTAACGGCCTTGTGCGTCGCGGGAATCGCGACCGAGCGCTCGGTTGCCCAGGTCGGAAAGCCGGACGCGCTCTATTACAAGTCGTGGGCTGTGGTGGTCGGGGTCGAAAATTATCTCGTCGCGCCGAAGGTGCCTGGTGCGCTGGAGAGTTCGCATGCGGTGGCTGTCGCGTTGCGAGGGCTCGGGTTTGATGAGGTGATCGAACTGCAGGACAAGGAGGCCAGCTCTAGACGCCTGCTCCAAATCCTCAACGACTACCTTCCGCGCAAAGTAGGACGGCAGGATCGTGTCGTCTTCTTTTTTACCGGACATGCCGGAGTGACACAGGATTCTCAATCGACTGATCTGGGCTATGTGGTTCCCTGGGACGCGCAGCTGAACAATCCCGCCAAAGCCATTACCTTGGATCAGCTCAAGGAGTTTAGCCGGCGATCGGCCTCAAAACACATCCTCATGCTGTTCGATGCCAACCTGCGCGGCTGGGATGTCACGGCTCCGCAACCGCTCTCGTTGGAAGGGCGTGTGTCACCGGAGGACGACACCGAGAAACGTTCCGTTCAAGTGCTCACGGCGGCTGGGAAGGAAGAATCCGTCGGCCGCGTTCCGGGGCAGAGTTCTTTCGTGACGGCGCTGGTCGCCGGATTGAAGGGTGCGGCGGATCTCAATAACAACGGGTGGGTCATGGCGAGTGAACTCGCTGCCCAGGTGAAGCAGGACGTCGAGCGTGAGACCAAGGGCGCGCAACATCCGCAGTTCCTTCAACTCGAGGGAAACGGCGATGTCATCCTCGTCGAGGGCCGGAAGGAAATGTTTTCGGTCGGGAAGGAACCGAGCACCGAAGCGGACCGGATGAAGGAGGCTCGCGTACAGTATGAACAGGCCTTCGCCCTGCTGCAGCAGCAGCAGTCTGCAGAGGAAGCTTTGGAACGGCTCAACCGGGCGATTACCTACGATCCATCCTTCGGAGACGCCTATGTGTTGAAGAGTTATATCCGCCTGGAGGTGCTGCCCAATCTCGAAGAGTCATTGGCGGCGGCGCAAGCGGCGGTCCAGCACGCGCCGCAGAATCCGGACTCCCATTACTCATTGGCGCTGGCCCTCGAAAAGAAAGGCCAGCACCAGGAGGCCGAGCGAGCGATGCTGCAGACACTGGCCGTTAATCCCGCCTACACCGACGTCTATTTTTCGCTGGGGGCCTTGTACGCCGATCACCTGAATGAACCGCAGAAGTCGATCGACGCGTTTCGCCGCTATCTGGAATTGGGCGGCCAGAGTGAGCGTGCCACCCGCGCCGTCCATGGCGATCGCGCTCCGGGTGAGAAACCCGCTCCGTAG
- the acs gene encoding acetate--CoA ligase, whose amino-acid sequence MSEKIDTLLKEGRVIQPSARTKAAAHIQDYDQAYKASIADPEAFWGGVAQELDWFSPWSRVLEWNYPWAKWFVGATCNIAHNCLDRHANGWRRNKVAIIWVGENGEERIFTYGELLRQVNRCANALKALGLKQGDRVTIYLPKIPEQVVAMLACARIGVIHSVVYSGFSAPALASRIQDAEARLVITADVGYDRGKTIPLKPVVDAAVQACPSVEKVVMVRRDALSVALTAPKEIDWADWLNEQSAVCAAEPLDAETPLYILYTSGTTGKPKGVVHVHGGYMVGTYITTKYVFDLKEDDVYFCVADPGWVTGHSYIVYGPLLNGATILMAEGKPDYPNPGRWWDLIARYGVSIFYTTPTAVRLLMKYGEDWPKKYDLSTLRILGSVGEPINPEAWEWFYRVTGSDKPIMDTWWQTETGAILVTPLPSVPLKPGSATRPFLGIEADVVDKEGHSLPSNAGGFAVIKKPWPAMMRTIYKDPDRYKVYWNTIPNCYTAGDVCRKDQDGYMWFMGRADDVIKVAGNRIGTAEVESALVSHDAVAEAAVIGKPHRTAGEAIKAFVILKQGYQDSKELVQSLKDHVLKELGKIAVPQEIDIVPSLPKTRSGKIMRRVLKAKELGQDVGDISTIED is encoded by the coding sequence ATGAGCGAGAAGATCGATACGCTATTGAAAGAAGGACGTGTCATTCAGCCGTCCGCCAGGACAAAAGCGGCGGCGCATATTCAGGATTATGACCAGGCCTACAAGGCCTCGATTGCCGATCCGGAAGCCTTCTGGGGCGGCGTGGCTCAGGAACTGGATTGGTTCTCGCCGTGGAGCCGGGTTCTCGAGTGGAACTACCCCTGGGCGAAATGGTTCGTCGGCGCGACCTGCAATATCGCCCACAACTGTCTCGATCGCCACGCCAACGGTTGGCGCCGGAATAAAGTCGCCATTATCTGGGTGGGCGAGAACGGTGAGGAACGCATCTTCACCTATGGGGAGCTGCTACGCCAGGTCAACCGCTGCGCCAATGCGCTCAAGGCACTGGGACTCAAGCAAGGCGACCGCGTCACGATTTATCTCCCGAAAATTCCCGAGCAGGTCGTGGCCATGCTGGCCTGCGCGCGGATCGGCGTGATTCACAGTGTGGTGTATTCCGGGTTCAGCGCGCCGGCGCTTGCAAGCCGCATTCAGGATGCCGAGGCGCGTCTCGTCATCACCGCCGACGTCGGCTACGACCGCGGGAAAACGATTCCGCTCAAACCCGTGGTGGACGCTGCCGTGCAGGCCTGTCCCTCCGTGGAGAAAGTCGTGATGGTGCGGCGCGATGCCCTCAGCGTCGCGCTGACCGCGCCGAAAGAAATCGATTGGGCCGACTGGTTGAATGAACAGAGCGCCGTCTGCGCGGCGGAACCGCTCGATGCCGAAACGCCGCTGTACATACTCTACACCTCCGGCACCACCGGCAAACCCAAAGGCGTCGTGCACGTCCATGGCGGCTACATGGTCGGCACCTATATCACCACGAAATATGTCTTTGATCTGAAGGAAGACGACGTCTATTTCTGTGTCGCCGACCCGGGCTGGGTGACGGGGCACAGTTACATCGTCTATGGGCCGCTCCTGAACGGCGCAACCATCCTCATGGCCGAGGGCAAGCCCGATTACCCCAACCCCGGCCGCTGGTGGGATCTCATCGCGCGGTATGGCGTCTCCATTTTCTACACGACACCGACGGCCGTGCGGTTGTTGATGAAGTACGGCGAAGACTGGCCGAAGAAATACGATCTCTCCACGTTGCGCATTCTCGGAAGCGTCGGCGAGCCCATCAATCCCGAAGCCTGGGAGTGGTTCTATCGCGTGACCGGCAGCGACAAACCCATCATGGACACCTGGTGGCAGACGGAAACCGGCGCGATCCTGGTCACTCCCCTGCCTTCGGTTCCCCTCAAGCCCGGTTCGGCGACGCGACCGTTTCTTGGGATTGAAGCCGACGTGGTGGATAAAGAAGGACACAGTCTGCCGAGTAATGCCGGCGGCTTCGCCGTGATCAAGAAACCCTGGCCGGCGATGATGCGCACCATTTACAAGGACCCTGATCGGTACAAGGTCTACTGGAACACCATCCCCAATTGTTATACCGCAGGCGACGTCTGCCGCAAGGATCAGGACGGCTATATGTGGTTCATGGGCCGCGCAGACGACGTCATCAAGGTCGCAGGCAACCGCATCGGGACGGCCGAAGTTGAAAGCGCGCTCGTGAGTCACGATGCCGTAGCGGAAGCCGCGGTCATCGGCAAGCCGCATCGCACGGCCGGAGAAGCGATCAAGGCCTTTGTCATTCTGAAGCAGGGCTACCAGGATTCAAAGGAGCTGGTGCAATCGCTTAAGGACCATGTGCTGAAGGAACTGGGAAAAATCGCGGTGCCGCAGGAAATCGATATCGTGCCGTCATTGCCAAAAACGCGCTCCGGCAAAATCATGCGGCGGGTGCTCAAAGCGAAGGAGTTGGGACAGGACGTGGGCGATATTTCCACGATTGAAGACTAA